A stretch of Bradyrhizobium sp. CCBAU 53338 DNA encodes these proteins:
- a CDS encoding amino acid synthesis family protein — MSAIIRKIVTVVEETQMEMGRQVSPPTRRAAAIAVIENPFAGKYVEDLSPLIAIGEELGELLSKRAVAALGIDGAKAQSYGKAAAVGENGELEHAAAILHPKMGAPVRKVLGKGAALIPSSKKRSGPGTTLDIPLGHKDAAFVRSHFDGMEVQINDAPRANEIMVAVAVTDSGRPLPRVGGLTVAEVKGEDGLR, encoded by the coding sequence ATGAGCGCGATCATCCGCAAGATCGTCACCGTCGTCGAAGAGACGCAGATGGAGATGGGCCGCCAGGTCTCGCCGCCGACCCGGCGCGCCGCTGCGATCGCCGTCATCGAAAATCCCTTTGCCGGAAAATATGTCGAGGACCTCTCGCCGCTGATCGCCATCGGTGAGGAGCTTGGCGAGCTGCTGTCGAAGCGCGCGGTCGCGGCGCTCGGTATCGATGGTGCGAAAGCGCAGAGCTACGGCAAGGCCGCCGCCGTCGGCGAGAATGGCGAACTGGAGCATGCCGCTGCGATCCTTCACCCCAAGATGGGTGCACCGGTGCGGAAAGTTCTGGGCAAGGGCGCGGCGCTGATTCCCTCGTCCAAGAAGCGCAGCGGTCCCGGCACGACGCTGGACATTCCGCTTGGTCACAAGGACGCTGCCTTCGTGCGCAGTCACTTCGACGGCATGGAAGTTCAGATCAACGACGCGCCGCGCGCCAACGAGATCATGGTCGCGGTCGCCGTCACCGACAGCGGTCGTCCGCTGCCGCGCGTCGGCGGGCTGACGGTTGCCGAGGTCAAGGGCGAAGACGGTTTGAGATAG
- a CDS encoding UPF0280 family protein codes for MTRLPQIALLSDGRRLHLQDGPIDLIVQARGREHELRAAYEAAARRFTGLLDELCAELPELRAAAKARTSLKGVVARRMHAAVAPYAADCFITPMAAVAGSVAEEILAAMLNAAPLDRVYVNNGGDIALHLGRGEHFSVGLMDRPDRDGVMRVMRVDADDPVRGIATSGRHGRSFSLGIADAVTVLAATASQADAAATVIANAVDLPGHPAITRQPANELQPDSDLGARLVTRDVGELSQEEIAAALESGAECARQLFDRGLIEGAVLRLCGDMLVIGTKDMEEQRARPLALENAVDA; via the coding sequence ATGACACGGCTCCCGCAAATCGCATTGCTGTCTGATGGCCGGCGGCTGCATTTGCAGGATGGACCGATTGATCTGATCGTGCAGGCGAGAGGGCGCGAGCACGAGCTGCGCGCGGCTTACGAGGCTGCGGCGCGGCGTTTCACGGGCCTGCTCGACGAACTCTGTGCGGAGCTGCCGGAATTGCGGGCGGCCGCCAAGGCGCGGACGTCGCTGAAGGGCGTGGTCGCGCGTCGGATGCACGCCGCAGTCGCGCCTTATGCCGCGGATTGCTTCATCACCCCAATGGCCGCGGTGGCCGGCAGTGTGGCTGAAGAAATCCTGGCTGCGATGCTGAACGCAGCGCCGCTCGATCGGGTCTATGTCAACAATGGCGGCGACATCGCGCTGCATCTCGGGCGCGGCGAGCATTTTTCCGTCGGCTTGATGGATCGGCCGGATCGTGACGGCGTGATGAGGGTCATGAGGGTTGACGCGGATGATCCCGTGCGCGGCATTGCGACCAGCGGCCGCCATGGCCGCAGCTTTTCGCTCGGCATTGCCGACGCGGTGACGGTTCTGGCGGCGACGGCGTCGCAGGCTGATGCGGCCGCGACCGTGATTGCGAACGCCGTCGATTTGCCCGGACATCCCGCCATCACCAGGCAACCCGCCAACGAGCTTCAGCCCGACAGCGATCTTGGCGCACGTCTGGTCACCCGTGACGTCGGTGAATTATCGCAAGAGGAGATCGCGGCTGCGCTCGAATCTGGCGCGGAATGTGCACGGCAATTATTCGACCGCGGATTGATCGAGGGTGCCGTGCTGCGGCTTTGTGGTGATATGCTTGTGATCGGAACCAAGGATATGGAAGAGCAAAGAGCGCGCCCGCTCGCGCTGGAGAACGCGGTCGATGCCTGA
- a CDS encoding 6-hydroxynicotinate reductase — MVTETTSAAIDKIRCDACPVMCYIKPGAAGACDRYANQDGKLVRVDPHIILERTVSQGGKLVPFSRTEDWDGKIVHEPSTFVTAIGAGTTYPDYKPAPFIVSSEVDGVDMVTVVTEGIFSYCGIKVKIDTDRYLGPETATVRAQGEAVGHVTTSEYGSQMLSLGGVHHLTGGSKKEGRVTCDTLMDLANCKAVELTIDGGASVVVQAGQPPIVNGVKEERMRVGCGSATIGMFAKQWHGKVDEVVVVDDHITGVLSEHQAGKLLDIADTGIKMKGRRSTPGRYFQVADPGTGWGGTNISDPLAILGPFDAKEARPGLSMLMVSTTGEHSSYYVLDDALKPIETEMPADLQFSVERIQENCEPALCTVLFMAGAGGSLRAGVTDNPVRLTRSVKDALTRVTSGGAAVYVWPGGGITYMVDVTQMPAGAFGYVPTPALVAPIEFTMKLTDYAALGGHMDYVKPLAEVRGGDDVRQLPWQNPIPGRRA; from the coding sequence ATGGTGACGGAAACAACGAGCGCTGCCATCGACAAGATCCGCTGCGACGCTTGTCCGGTGATGTGCTACATCAAGCCGGGCGCGGCGGGCGCCTGCGACCGCTATGCCAACCAGGATGGCAAGCTCGTCCGCGTCGATCCCCACATCATTCTCGAACGCACGGTGTCGCAGGGCGGCAAGCTCGTGCCGTTCAGCCGCACCGAAGACTGGGACGGCAAGATCGTCCACGAGCCCTCGACCTTCGTCACCGCGATCGGCGCGGGCACGACCTATCCCGACTACAAACCGGCGCCGTTCATCGTCTCCTCCGAGGTCGACGGTGTCGACATGGTGACCGTCGTCACCGAGGGCATCTTCTCCTATTGCGGCATCAAGGTGAAGATCGACACCGACCGCTATCTCGGTCCGGAGACCGCGACCGTGCGCGCGCAGGGCGAGGCGGTCGGCCACGTCACGACCAGCGAGTACGGCTCGCAGATGCTGTCGCTCGGCGGCGTGCATCATCTCACCGGCGGTTCGAAGAAAGAAGGTCGCGTCACCTGCGACACGCTGATGGACCTCGCCAATTGCAAGGCGGTAGAGCTGACCATCGACGGCGGCGCCAGCGTGGTGGTGCAGGCCGGCCAGCCGCCGATCGTCAACGGCGTCAAGGAAGAGCGCATGCGCGTCGGCTGCGGCTCGGCGACCATCGGCATGTTCGCCAAGCAATGGCATGGCAAGGTCGACGAGGTCGTCGTGGTCGACGATCACATCACCGGCGTGCTCTCGGAGCACCAGGCCGGCAAGCTGCTCGACATCGCCGACACGGGCATCAAGATGAAGGGGCGGCGTTCGACGCCCGGCCGTTATTTCCAGGTCGCCGATCCCGGCACCGGGTGGGGCGGCACCAACATCTCCGATCCGCTGGCCATCCTCGGGCCGTTCGACGCCAAGGAGGCCAGGCCCGGGCTGTCGATGCTGATGGTGTCCACCACGGGCGAGCATTCGTCCTACTACGTGCTCGACGACGCCCTGAAGCCGATCGAGACCGAAATGCCCGCCGACCTGCAATTCTCGGTCGAGCGCATCCAGGAAAATTGCGAGCCTGCGCTGTGCACGGTGTTGTTCATGGCTGGTGCCGGCGGTTCCTTGCGTGCCGGGGTGACCGACAATCCGGTGCGGCTGACGCGGTCGGTGAAGGACGCCCTGACGCGCGTCACCAGCGGCGGCGCGGCGGTCTATGTCTGGCCCGGCGGCGGTATCACCTACATGGTGGACGTGACGCAGATGCCGGCGGGTGCATTCGGTTATGTGCCGACGCCGGCGCTGGTCGCGCCGATCGAGTTCACGATGAAACTCACCGACTATGCCGCGCTCGGCGGACACATGGACTACGTCAAGCCGCTCGCCGAGGTCAGGGGCGGCGATGATGTCCGTCAGTTGCCCTGGCAGAATCCGATCCCGGGACGGCGGGCATGA
- a CDS encoding (2Fe-2S)-binding protein yields the protein MTQTPIRLTVNGRIHDVTAERQTPLLYVLRNDLGLNGPKYGCGLGECGTCTVLIDGMAARSCVIPIGGCAGRDIVTLEGLGTRDKPDVVQQAFIDEQAAQCGYCLNGMIMTTKALLAVNPQPSEQEALAALRYNLCRCGTHVEILRAVMRASGQLAEAGD from the coding sequence ATGACGCAAACACCGATCCGCCTCACCGTGAACGGCAGGATCCACGACGTCACGGCAGAACGCCAGACGCCGTTGCTTTATGTGCTGCGCAACGATCTCGGACTCAATGGCCCGAAATACGGTTGCGGCCTGGGTGAATGCGGCACCTGTACTGTCCTGATTGATGGCATGGCTGCGCGATCCTGCGTGATTCCGATCGGCGGCTGCGCCGGGCGCGACATCGTGACGCTCGAAGGCCTCGGCACGCGCGACAAGCCTGATGTGGTGCAGCAGGCCTTCATCGACGAGCAGGCCGCGCAATGCGGCTACTGCCTCAACGGCATGATCATGACCACCAAGGCGCTGCTCGCGGTCAACCCGCAACCGTCAGAGCAGGAGGCGCTCGCGGCGCTGCGCTACAATCTCTGCCGATGCGGCACGCATGTCGAGATCCTGCGCGCCGTGATGCGTGCTTCGGGCCAGCTTGCCGAGGCCGGTGATTGA
- a CDS encoding molybdopterin cofactor-binding domain-containing protein has product MASPVSNGSERGSLVVSRSVDEVTSETFVRITADGSVTAYNGHVDLGTGIRTALGQIVAEELDVSFARVVVVLGDTAVVPNQGATIASETIQITAVPLRKAAAQARHFLIARAAERLELPAEELKIEDGLVRGHNRSVSYGELIGSETIRLELADDVAVKAVGDYAIVGQSMPRVDLPAKATGELTFVHDIRLPGMLHGRVVRPPYSGVDAGPFVGTSLIAVDEASVRDIPGLMAVVRIGDFVGVVAEREENAIRAAEQLAVSWKPTPALTDLADVETALRANPSTPRTLIDKGDVDAAIAGSARPMQRTYVWPYQMHASIGPSCAVADFRDGNIRVWSGTQNPHVLRADLALLVERPESEVEVIRLEAAGCYGRNCADDVTGDALLLSRAVGRPVRVQLTREQEHAWEPKGTAQLIDVNGGLDADGGIAGYDLATRYPSNAAPTLALLLTGRISPEPSVLQMGDRTAIPPYDYDHMRVVAHDMAPIVRASWFRGVSALPNTFAHESYIDEAAFEAGVDPIEYRLRYLKDQRAVDLVNAVAERAGWTPRPVREEKDGDIVHGRGFAYAIYVHSKFPGYGAAWSAWVADVAVNKTTGDVSVTRVVAGQDSGLMINPDGVRHQIHGNVIQSTSRALMEEVSFERGAVAAREWGAYPIIPFPDVPKIDVLMLPRQDQPPLGVGESASVPSAAAIANAIFDATGVRFREPPFTPERILRGLHGETSPVPQALPAPAAPKPSRFWENPFAKRAGIFATIAAVCTAAIGVGAALLPGRAIAPIARPDASVYSAATIGRGEQLAALGNCAECHTSLSGVLNAGGRALETPFGTIYSTNITPDIETGIGAWSYPAFERAMRDGLHRDGRQLYPAFPYTHFSKTSDADMQALYAYLMAQPAVRATAPANALAFPFNLRPLLAGWNALFHQAREFKPDPAKSEAWNRGAYLVESLGHCSACHSPRNALGAEQRQAYLAGGFAEGWEAPPLTSLSHAPIPWSEDELFAYLRTGHSRYHGVAAGPMAPVVRDLKALPDHDIRAMAVYLGSFNDGAADAPALATKLESATQVTVASSTGARLYQGACAVCHEVGGLPLFGSRPSLALNSNLHSATSDNLVQVILHGITEPASSDLGYMPAFGNSMSDAQVEELVSFLRSQFAPDKPAWTNLRETIARVRGSTH; this is encoded by the coding sequence ATGGCCTCCCCTGTTTCGAACGGATCCGAGCGGGGGTCGCTCGTCGTCTCCCGTAGCGTGGACGAAGTCACGTCCGAAACATTCGTGCGGATCACCGCGGATGGCTCCGTCACCGCCTATAACGGCCATGTCGATCTCGGCACCGGAATTCGCACCGCACTTGGCCAGATCGTCGCCGAAGAGCTGGACGTCTCCTTTGCGCGTGTCGTCGTCGTGCTCGGCGACACTGCGGTGGTGCCGAACCAGGGCGCGACGATTGCCAGCGAAACGATCCAGATCACTGCCGTGCCCCTGCGCAAGGCCGCAGCCCAGGCGCGTCACTTCCTGATCGCGCGCGCGGCCGAGCGGCTGGAGCTGCCGGCAGAGGAACTGAAGATAGAGGACGGCCTTGTCCGAGGTCACAATCGCAGCGTCAGCTATGGCGAGTTGATCGGCAGCGAGACCATCCGCCTCGAGCTTGCCGACGACGTCGCCGTCAAGGCCGTCGGTGACTACGCCATCGTCGGCCAGTCGATGCCGCGGGTCGATCTCCCGGCCAAGGCCACGGGCGAGTTGACCTTCGTGCACGATATCCGCCTGCCCGGCATGCTGCACGGCCGCGTGGTGCGCCCGCCCTATTCCGGCGTCGATGCAGGTCCCTTCGTCGGCACCAGCCTGATCGCGGTGGATGAAGCTTCCGTACGCGACATTCCCGGTCTCATGGCCGTCGTGCGCATCGGCGATTTCGTCGGCGTGGTGGCCGAGCGCGAGGAGAATGCGATTCGCGCCGCGGAGCAGCTCGCGGTGAGCTGGAAGCCGACGCCCGCGCTGACCGACCTTGCCGATGTCGAGACCGCACTGCGCGCCAATCCGTCGACGCCGCGCACGCTGATCGACAAGGGCGATGTCGATGCGGCGATCGCGGGCTCAGCGAGGCCGATGCAACGCACTTATGTCTGGCCGTACCAGATGCACGCCTCGATCGGCCCGTCCTGCGCGGTCGCGGATTTCCGGGACGGCAACATTCGCGTCTGGTCCGGCACGCAGAATCCGCACGTGCTGCGCGCCGACCTTGCGCTGCTGGTGGAGCGTCCCGAGAGCGAGGTCGAGGTCATCAGGCTCGAGGCCGCCGGCTGCTACGGCCGCAATTGCGCCGACGACGTCACAGGGGATGCGCTGCTGCTGTCGCGCGCGGTCGGCCGGCCGGTACGCGTCCAGTTGACGCGGGAGCAGGAGCACGCCTGGGAGCCGAAGGGCACCGCGCAGCTCATCGACGTCAATGGCGGCCTGGACGCGGACGGCGGCATCGCCGGCTACGATCTCGCCACGCGCTATCCCTCGAACGCCGCGCCGACGCTGGCGCTGCTGCTCACGGGGCGCATCTCGCCCGAGCCCTCGGTGCTCCAGATGGGCGATCGCACCGCGATCCCGCCTTACGACTACGATCACATGCGCGTCGTCGCCCACGACATGGCACCGATCGTGCGCGCGTCCTGGTTTCGCGGCGTCTCGGCGCTGCCGAACACCTTTGCGCATGAATCCTACATCGACGAGGCGGCATTCGAGGCCGGCGTCGATCCCATCGAATATCGGCTGCGCTACCTGAAAGACCAGCGGGCCGTCGACCTCGTCAATGCCGTGGCCGAACGCGCAGGCTGGACTCCGCGGCCGGTCCGCGAGGAGAAGGACGGCGACATCGTGCATGGGCGCGGCTTTGCCTATGCGATCTATGTCCACAGCAAGTTTCCCGGCTATGGCGCAGCTTGGTCGGCGTGGGTCGCAGACGTCGCCGTGAACAAGACGACGGGCGATGTCAGCGTCACCCGCGTCGTCGCGGGCCAGGACTCCGGCCTGATGATCAATCCGGACGGTGTCCGCCACCAGATCCACGGCAACGTCATCCAGTCCACCAGCCGCGCGCTGATGGAGGAAGTGTCGTTCGAGCGCGGCGCGGTCGCCGCGCGCGAATGGGGCGCCTATCCGATCATCCCCTTCCCCGACGTGCCCAAGATCGACGTGCTGATGCTGCCGCGCCAGGACCAGCCACCGCTCGGCGTCGGCGAATCCGCATCGGTGCCGAGCGCAGCCGCGATCGCCAATGCGATCTTCGATGCCACCGGCGTGCGCTTTCGCGAGCCGCCGTTCACGCCGGAACGGATCCTGAGGGGATTGCACGGCGAGACATCGCCCGTGCCGCAGGCCCTGCCCGCGCCCGCTGCGCCGAAGCCCTCTCGCTTCTGGGAAAATCCCTTCGCGAAGCGTGCCGGCATCTTCGCGACGATTGCCGCCGTGTGCACTGCTGCGATTGGCGTCGGCGCAGCACTTCTGCCGGGCCGAGCGATCGCGCCGATCGCGCGGCCCGATGCGTCGGTCTATTCCGCTGCGACCATCGGGCGCGGCGAGCAGCTCGCGGCGCTCGGCAATTGCGCGGAGTGCCACACCAGTTTGAGCGGCGTGCTCAACGCCGGCGGCCGCGCGCTGGAGACGCCGTTTGGCACGATCTACTCCACCAATATCACACCTGACATCGAGACCGGCATCGGCGCCTGGTCCTATCCCGCCTTCGAGCGCGCCATGCGCGACGGGCTGCATCGCGACGGCCGGCAGCTCTATCCCGCCTTCCCCTACACGCACTTCTCGAAGACCAGCGATGCCGACATGCAGGCGCTGTACGCCTATCTGATGGCACAGCCCGCGGTGCGCGCGACGGCGCCTGCGAATGCGCTGGCCTTCCCCTTCAATCTTCGCCCGCTGCTCGCCGGGTGGAATGCGCTGTTCCACCAGGCCAGGGAGTTCAAGCCCGATCCCGCCAAATCCGAGGCGTGGAATCGCGGCGCCTATCTGGTCGAGAGCCTCGGCCATTGCAGCGCCTGCCATTCGCCGCGCAATGCCCTCGGCGCCGAGCAGCGGCAGGCCTATCTCGCCGGCGGCTTTGCGGAAGGTTGGGAAGCGCCGCCGCTGACCTCGCTCTCTCACGCGCCGATCCCGTGGAGCGAAGACGAGCTGTTCGCCTATTTGCGCACCGGCCATTCGCGCTATCACGGCGTTGCCGCCGGCCCGATGGCGCCTGTTGTCCGTGATCTAAAAGCTCTGCCCGATCATGACATCCGCGCGATGGCGGTCTATCTCGGCTCGTTCAACGACGGCGCCGCCGACGCGCCCGCGCTCGCGACGAAGCTCGAGAGCGCAACGCAAGTCACCGTCGCCTCGTCCACCGGTGCGCGGCTCTATCAGGGCGCCTGCGCCGTCTGCCACGAGGTCGGCGGCCTGCCGCTGTTCGGCAGCCGTCCCTCGCTCGCGCTCAACAGCAATCTGCACAGCGCGACCTCGGACAATCTCGTGCAGGTGATCCTGCACGGCATCACCGAGCCCGCATCGAGCGATCTCGGCTACATGCCCGCGTTCGGCAACAGCATGAGCGATGCGCAGGTCGAGGAGCTCGTCAGCTTCCTGCGCAGCCAGTTCGCGCCGGACAAGCCGGCATGGACCAACCTGCGCGAGACGATCGCGCGCGTTCGCGGATCAACGCACTAG
- a CDS encoding catechol 2,3-dioxygenase, producing the protein MQPEPILDLAHLGHMELLTPKPDESLKFFVDVMGMTVSGRKGESVYLRGWDDYERYSLKLTASKTSGMEHMALRARSQQALERRVAALKGSGFDIGWIDGDMGQGPTFRCRDPDGHIVELYYETEWYQAPPELKPALKNQAQRFPARGVNVRRLDHLNCLAVDIKANREFFENYLGCRLTEQIVLNDGREAAMWLTMSNKSYDFAYSLDHSGTPGRFHHVTYALDSREEILRAADIFLENGVHIETGPHKHAIQQTFFLYVYEPGGNRVEVANAGARLILAPDWKPIVWTEEERKKGQAWGLKTIESFHTHGTPPVEMKKHA; encoded by the coding sequence ATGCAGCCCGAACCGATCCTCGATCTCGCCCATCTCGGCCACATGGAACTGCTGACGCCGAAGCCCGACGAGAGCCTGAAATTCTTCGTCGACGTCATGGGCATGACGGTCAGCGGACGGAAGGGCGAGTCGGTTTACCTGCGCGGCTGGGACGATTACGAGCGCTATTCGCTCAAGCTCACGGCGTCGAAGACCTCAGGCATGGAGCACATGGCGCTGCGCGCGCGCAGCCAGCAGGCGCTGGAGCGCCGCGTCGCCGCGCTGAAGGGCTCGGGCTTCGACATCGGCTGGATCGACGGCGACATGGGGCAGGGGCCGACGTTCCGCTGCCGCGACCCCGATGGGCACATCGTCGAGCTCTATTACGAGACCGAATGGTATCAGGCGCCGCCGGAGCTGAAGCCGGCGCTGAAGAACCAGGCGCAGCGCTTTCCGGCGCGCGGCGTCAATGTCCGCCGCCTCGACCATCTCAACTGCCTCGCCGTCGACATCAAGGCCAACCGCGAGTTCTTCGAAAACTACCTCGGCTGCCGCCTCACCGAGCAGATCGTGCTCAATGACGGGCGGGAAGCGGCGATGTGGCTGACCATGTCGAACAAGAGCTACGATTTCGCCTATTCGCTCGATCATTCCGGCACGCCCGGCCGCTTCCACCACGTCACCTACGCGCTCGACAGCCGCGAGGAGATTCTGCGCGCCGCAGACATCTTCCTGGAGAACGGGGTGCACATCGAGACCGGGCCGCACAAGCACGCGATCCAGCAGACCTTCTTCCTCTATGTCTACGAGCCCGGCGGCAACCGCGTCGAAGTCGCCAATGCCGGCGCCCGCCTCATCCTGGCGCCGGACTGGAAGCCGATCGTGTGGACGGAAGAAGAGCGCAAGAAGGGCCAGGCGTGGGGCTTGAAGACGATCGAATCCTTCCACACCCACGGCACGCCGCCGGTGGAGATGAAGAAGCACGCTTGA
- a CDS encoding ATP-binding protein: MTSFGRVISVRGSLARVGLLAQGQMSISEVRATVGRFVSIRSGSSVIVAMITEVSCENLSSSDNYIAIASVDLLGEILNAADKAKFQRGVTNYPTIGDAVDLITSQELRTIYAPTGSDQINVGFLQQDRSVIAYVDVEEMLSKHFAVLGSTGVGKSTGVSLLLNEILKARPNLRIFLLDVHNEYGRCFGDRALVLNPRNLKLPFWLFNFEEIVDVLFGGRAGVPEELDILAEVIPLAKGVYTQYQNADRIGLKRIDPKQVGYTVDTPVPYRLVDLMSLIDERMGKLENRSSRIIYHKLISRIEAVRNDPRYAFMFDNANVGGDTMAEVISHLFRLPANGKPMTVMQLAGFPAEVIDSVVSVLCRMAFDFGLWSDGVSPLLFVCEEAHRYASADRNIGFGPTRKAVSRIAKEGRKYGVYLGLITQRPAELDATIISQCNTLFTMRLANDRDQALLRAAVSDAAANLLSFVPSLGTREVLAFGEGVALPTRLRFKEVPPHQLPRGEATISSVPSVTAGHDMHFVSAVLERWRGATSQRDVPNDPVFSAPPAKTLAPAEAPMLQPSLGLDPDRFSLLKKPLR; encoded by the coding sequence GTGACATCCTTTGGACGTGTGATTTCGGTGCGCGGATCGCTCGCCCGGGTCGGGCTTCTGGCGCAAGGCCAGATGTCGATCTCGGAAGTTCGGGCCACCGTCGGCCGTTTCGTCAGCATCCGCAGCGGAAGCTCGGTCATCGTCGCCATGATCACCGAGGTGTCCTGCGAGAATTTGTCGAGCAGTGACAACTACATCGCGATCGCCTCGGTCGACCTGCTCGGCGAAATCCTCAATGCCGCCGACAAGGCCAAATTCCAGCGCGGCGTCACCAATTACCCGACCATCGGCGACGCCGTGGACCTGATCACCAGCCAGGAGCTGCGCACCATCTACGCGCCGACCGGGTCGGACCAGATCAACGTCGGCTTCCTCCAGCAGGACCGCTCGGTCATCGCCTATGTCGATGTCGAGGAAATGCTGTCGAAGCACTTTGCGGTGCTGGGGTCGACCGGCGTCGGCAAGTCCACCGGCGTCTCGCTGCTGCTCAACGAGATCCTGAAGGCGCGTCCGAACCTGCGCATCTTCCTGCTCGACGTGCACAACGAATATGGCCGCTGCTTCGGCGACCGCGCGCTGGTGCTCAACCCGCGAAACCTGAAGCTGCCGTTCTGGCTGTTCAATTTCGAGGAAATCGTCGACGTGCTGTTCGGCGGCCGTGCCGGCGTGCCCGAAGAACTCGACATCCTCGCGGAAGTGATCCCGCTCGCCAAGGGCGTCTATACCCAGTACCAGAACGCCGACCGCATCGGTCTCAAACGCATCGACCCCAAGCAGGTCGGCTACACCGTCGACACGCCGGTGCCGTACCGCCTGGTCGACCTGATGTCGCTGATCGACGAGCGCATGGGCAAGCTGGAAAACCGCTCCTCGCGCATCATCTATCACAAGCTGATCTCGCGCATCGAAGCCGTGCGCAACGACCCGCGCTACGCCTTCATGTTCGACAACGCCAATGTCGGCGGCGACACCATGGCCGAGGTGATCAGCCATCTGTTCCGCCTGCCCGCCAACGGCAAGCCGATGACGGTGATGCAACTCGCCGGCTTTCCGGCCGAGGTCATCGATTCCGTCGTCTCGGTTCTATGCCGCATGGCCTTCGATTTCGGCCTGTGGAGCGACGGCGTCTCGCCGCTGCTGTTCGTCTGCGAGGAGGCGCACCGCTACGCCTCCGCCGACCGCAACATCGGATTCGGCCCGACTCGCAAGGCGGTCTCGCGCATCGCCAAGGAAGGCCGCAAATACGGCGTCTATCTCGGCCTGATCACGCAGCGACCGGCCGAGCTCGACGCCACCATCATCTCCCAGTGCAACACGCTGTTCACGATGCGTCTTGCCAACGACCGCGACCAGGCGCTGCTGCGCGCCGCGGTGTCCGATGCGGCCGCGAACCTGTTGTCCTTCGTGCCGTCGCTCGGCACCCGCGAGGTGCTGGCGTTCGGCGAAGGCGTCGCGCTGCCGACGCGGCTGCGCTTCAAGGAAGTGCCGCCGCATCAATTGCCGCGCGGCGAAGCCACCATCTCCAGCGTACCCTCGGTTACCGCCGGTCACGACATGCATTTCGTCAGCGCCGTGCTGGAGCGCTGGCGCGGTGCCACCTCGCAGCGCGACGTGCCGAACGATCCGGTGTTCTCCGCGCCTCCCGCCAAGACGCTCGCGCCCGCCGAGGCGCCGATGCTGCAACCCTCGTTGGGCCTCGATCCGGATCGCTTCTCGCTGCTGAAGAAGCCGCTGCGGTAA
- a CDS encoding peroxidase-related enzyme (This protein belongs to a clade of uncharacterized proteins related to peroxidases such as the alkylhydroperoxidase AhpD.), which yields MTKLAQRFPAPAIDSLPDDIRTRLLAVQEKSGFVPNVFLTLAYRPDEFRAFFAYHDALMEKDGGLTKAEREMIVVATSAANQCQYCVIAHGAILRIRAKNPLIADQIATNYRKADITPRERAMLDFAMKISADAQRSSEEDFAALAPHGFSDDDIWDIAAISAFFGLSNRLANFTAMRPNDEFYLMGRLPKK from the coding sequence ATGACAAAGCTCGCGCAACGCTTCCCCGCACCCGCCATCGACAGCCTGCCCGACGACATCCGCACGCGCCTGCTCGCGGTGCAGGAGAAGAGCGGCTTCGTGCCCAACGTCTTTCTGACGCTGGCCTACCGGCCCGACGAGTTCCGCGCCTTCTTCGCCTATCACGACGCGCTGATGGAGAAGGACGGCGGCCTCACCAAGGCCGAGCGCGAGATGATCGTGGTGGCGACCTCGGCGGCCAACCAGTGCCAGTATTGCGTGATCGCCCATGGCGCGATCCTGCGCATCCGCGCCAAGAACCCGCTGATAGCCGACCAGATCGCGACCAACTATCGCAAGGCCGACATCACGCCGCGCGAGAGAGCGATGCTCGATTTCGCGATGAAGATCTCGGCCGACGCACAGCGCAGTTCGGAAGAGGATTTCGCGGCCCTTGCCCCGCACGGCTTCAGCGACGACGACATCTGGGACATCGCCGCGATCTCGGCCTTCTTCGGATTGTCGAACCGGCTGGCGAATTTCACCGCCATGCGGCCGAATGACGAATTCTACCTGATGGGGCGCCTGCCGAAAAAATGA